In Beutenbergia cavernae DSM 12333, the DNA window CGGCCGCGCGCAGCCTGTACCTGGCGCAGGGCTACGAACGAGAGCCGGACCGCGACTGGGAGCCGCTGCCCGGCCTCCAGCTCCTCGCCTACGGGAAGGACCTGCCGGGCTGACCCCGGCTCGCGCCTCGTGCGCTGCGCCGTCGGCAGGCTCAGCGGGGGTGGAGCCGGACGTTCGCGTACGTCGGCGGCTGGGACGCGAGGTCGAGAGCCTCTCCTGTGGACGAGAACCACACGTCGTCCGTGTGCCGCTCGAGCTGCAGCCGGTGACCCTCCCAGTCGATCGACGCGAGGCCGCCCTCGTGCCTCAGCCGCGTGCGCGTGACGGCGGTCCCGTCCCGGATCGAGTAGTCGCGGTTCCACGGGCCGGACGCCGTCGGCTCCGCGTCGGGCGGCGGATCGTTGCGGTGGTGGACCTGGCCGTCGATCGCTGACTCGAGCATGCCCGGCCGCCCGTCGGCGTCGACGTCGCGCAGCACGTACCGCTGGGGCGAGTCGCCGTCGACGGCGAGCTCGTGCGGGGTCACGAGCCGCGCCGAGCGCGAGGTCCCGCCCGACCGCACGACCACGCCGTCGCCGTCGACCGCGAGCGTGAGGGTGCCGACCCGGCCGACGTACTCGCCCGCGATCGCCGCGGGCGGGCGCGGGCCGCCGTCGGGGTGCGCCGTCGGGGCAGCCGGCCGCGGCGCCAGGTCCGCCCCGGTGAGGTCCCGGAGGATCTCGGTCGCGAGGCGGAACTGGAGCGGGTGCTTCGTGGAGTTGGTGAGGACGACGACGCCGAGCCCCGCCTCGGGTGCCCAGTAGATGTCGGACAGGAAGCCGAAGCCGCCGCCGCTGTGGCCGCGGATGACCAGGTCGCCGACGCGGATGAGCGCGACGCCGAGGCCGTAGCCCTGGTCGCGCTCCGGGTGGCCGGGGACCGCCGTCATCTCCTCGGCGAGCTCGCTCGGCAGCAGGTCGGCGCCGCCGCGCAGGTGGAGCTGCGCGAAGCGGCAGGCGTCGTCGACGCTGGCGTGGACGCCGCCCGCCGGGACCATCGGGACCCGGAACGGCACCCGCGCCGACGTCCCGTGCCCGAGCGCGTGGTCCCGGTCGGCCTTGAGCGTGGCGACGTCGGCGGTGGTGCGCGCGAGACCGAGCGGCTCCAGCAGCGCCCGCTCGAGGTGCCGGTGGAACGGCTCACCGCTCACGCGCTCGAGCACGTGGCCGGCGAGGTCGTAGCCGAGGTTCGAGTACTCGTGGTGGTGGCCGACGTCGAAGCGGAGCCACGTGTCGCCGATGCTGCGGCAGTGGGCGGCGAAGCTCGCGTTCCCGACCACGTAGTTGTTCCCCACCGGCGCCTCGTGGGTGAAGCCTGCGGTGTGGGCGAGCAGGTGCCGCAGCGTGATGCGCCGCTCCGGGTTCGGCTCGAACCGGGTCCGCACGCGGAAGTCGGGCAGATAGTCGGTGATCGGCGCATCGAGATCGACGAGACCGTCGCCGACGGCGCGCAGCACCGCCGTCGCCGTATACATCTTCGAGCCCGACTGCAGGCCGAACGTGGTGTCGGTGGTGATCGGCTGCGACCCGTCCGCCGTCGTCGTCCCGAAGCCGGCCGACCACAGGATGCGGGACGCGTCGCAGACGCCGATCGCGACCCCGGGGATCGCGTGCTCGGCCAGCAGACGCGGCACGCGCTGCTCGAGCTCCGCCGCGACGGTCTCGACGTCTCGTGGCACGACGGCCCCCTTGTCGTCCGTCGTCACGCGCCGCGTCGTTCCCGCTCGACGACGGCGAGGTACGCCTCCTGAAGCTTCTCGCGCACGGTGCGCCCGTCCGCCGGCGGGCCGGCCGGCACGCCGAGGTGCTCCTCGCGCAGCTCGACCATGAACCGCTCCCACACCTGGGGGCCGCCGTCGGCGAGCGTCGTGGCGCGGACCGAGAGCTCCTCGCTCACGGGCAGCCAGCGGCTGCCCCAGGTGCCGAGCGCCGCCATCACCGGGACGAGCTCGATCGACGCCTCGGTCAGGCTGTAGATGGCCTTCTGCTTGTGCGACGGGTCGTCCCGCTTCGTCAGCATGCCGAGCGCGACGAGCTTCTTCAGCCGCGCGGCGAGCACGTTCGAGGCGATGCCCTCGATCGACCCCGTGAGGAGCTCGCGGAAGTGCCGCCGACCGCCGAAGACCATGTCGCGCAGGATGATCAGGCTCCACTTGTCGCCGAACACCTCGAGCGAGAGGTTGATCGGGCAGCCGGAACGTGGGGTGGTCACGGCTCAGTCTCTCCTGGTGTGGGCCAGCACGGCCTCGACCACGATGTCGTGGAACACGGCCGCCGGCATCTCGTGCCCGCCGCCCTCGAGCGGGACGAGCGTCGTGTGCGGGATCTCGCGGGCGAGCGCCTCGGCGTGCTCGTACGGGAAGCACGGGTCGGCCGTGCCGTGCAGGATCAGCGTCGGGGCAGCGATGTCGGCCAGGGTGCCGGGCACCGGTTCGCCGTCGGCCGCGAGCCAGAAGTTCGTGAGGCTCGCCCGGACGTCGAGCGTGCGCTCGACGACCCGCCGGGCGACCTCACGCACGCGTGCCTCGTCGAACCCGAGCGACCCGGCATACGGGCGCTCGGCGTCGACGACGTACCGTGCGACGTCGTCGGGATCCGACCAGTCAGGTTCGGGCGGGGGGTCGTCGAACGTCTCCCGGACGGCTGACGACGCAGGCGGCAGCCGGAGCTCGCCCGACGCGGCGGGCACGGCGGGACTCGTGGAGATCAGGACGAGACTCGCGACCCGGTGCGGCGCCGTCAGCGCCAGGTGTTGCGCCACGCCGCCCCCGGAGGAGAGCCCCATGACGTGGGCGCTGTCGATCCCCTCGTGGTCGAGGATGCCGACGGCGTCACGCACCAGGTCCGCCCCGGTGTAGGTGGGGGCGCCGGCCGGGTCGTGCGACGAGCGGCCGGTGTCGCGCTGGTCGTACCGCAGGACGTGCCGCCCGCCCGCGGCGAGTCGGCGGCAGAGCTCGTCGTCCCACCAGTCCATGGACCACGTGGCGCCCGCGATGAGAAGGAGGGCGGCGTCGGCGTCGTCGCCGAACGACTGGAGGCACAGGTGGACGTCGTTCACGTCGGCGACGCGCTCCCGGCCCTGGCGACCCGGCGCGCTGGCGCCGCGATCCGCCGTCATCCGCGTGCTCATGCCTGCTCCTTCAGCAACTGGTTGCGAAGTGAGATCAGTCTAGCTAGGGTCGGAGACGACGCAACCGGAACGTGAGAAGGGACGCGAGATGGCACAGCTGACCTACACGGCCGTGGGATCCCTGGACGGCTACATCGCCGACGTCGACGGGAACTTCGACTTCGCCGCGCCCGACGCCGAGCTGCACGCCCACGTGAACGCGACCGAGGGCGGCGTCGGCACGTACCTGCTCGGCCGGCGGACCTACGAGCTCATGACGTACTGGGACACCGCGTCCACGGGCGAGGACGTGCCCGCCGTCGAGCGGGAGTTCACCGAGCTGTGGCAGGCCACCGACAAGGTCGTCTACTCGCGGACGCTCGAGAACGTCGACGCGCCGCGCACCCGACTCGAGCGGGACTTCGACGTGGACGCCGTCCGCTCGCTCGTTGCCGCGGCCGACCGTGACGTGAGCATCGGCGGCCCCGTCCTCGCGGCGCACGCCATCCGTGCCGGGCTCGTCGACACGTTCCACATGTACGTCGCGCCGACGATCGTCGGGGGCGGGCTGCGAGGCCTGCCCGACGGCGTCCGGCTCGACCTCGAGCTCGTCGACGAGCGGCGCTTCGCCGGCGGCACCGTGTACCTGAGGTACGTCCCGCGCCGCTGAGTCGCGCCGCTCGCCGGACCAGGTCAGCGAAGGCCGCTGAAGAACGTGCGCACGTCGCCGACCAGGAGGTCGGGCACCTCCATGGCCGGGAAGTGGCCCCCGCGCTCGAACTCCGACCAGTGGACCACGTTGTTCTCGCGCTCGGCGACCACGCGGATCCCGGCATCGCCGGGGAACACCGCCACCCCGGAGGGCACCTCGGACCGCGTGGCCTCCTGTCCCCAGCTGGCCTGACCCTCCTTGTAGAGCCGAGCCGCCGACGTCGCCGTGCCCGTGAGCCAGTACAGGCTGACGTTGGTGAGCAGCTGGTCGAGGTCGACGGCGTCCTCGGGGAGGTCTGCCGCCGGGTCCGTCCACTCCTTGAACTTCTCCACGATCCAGGCGAGCAGCCCCGAGGGCGAGTCGGCAAGCCCGAACCCCAGCGTCTGCGGCCGCGTCGACTGGATGACGGCGTACCCGGTCCCGTCCTGCATCTGTTGGTGCAGGGCGGCGAGCCGAGCCTGCTCGACCTCGGTGAGAGCGGCGAGCTCCGCCGGGTCCCCGGTGGGGAAGCCGAGACTGCCGTTGACGTGCACGCCGACGACGTGCACGGAGTCGATGCCGCCCAGCATCGGCGAGATGACCGAGCCGGTGTCGCCGCCCTGGGCGCCGTACCGCTCGTAGCCGAGCCGATCCATCAGCACGGCCCAGGCGCGGGCGATCCGCGCCATGTCCCAGCCGGTCTCGTGAGTCGGCCCGGAGAAGCCGAAGCCGGGCATGGACGGAGCCACGACGTGGAACGCGTCGGCCGGGTCGCCGCCGTGGGCTCGGGGGTCGGTGAGCGGACCGATGATCTTCATGAACTCCACGACCGAACCGGGCCAGCCGTGCGTGAGGATCAGCGGCAGGGCGTCCGGCTCCGGCGAGCGGACGTGCAGGAAGTGGATGTTCTGCCCGTCGATGGTGGTCGTGAACTGGGGGAAGGCGTTGAGCCTCGCTTCGTGCGTGCGCCAGTCGTAGGTGGTCCGCCAGTGCTCGGCCAGCCCCGTGAGGTAGGTGACGGGGACGCCGTAGCTCCAGCCGACGCCGGGCAGCTCGTCGGGCCAGCGGGTGCGCGCCAGTCGGTCGCGCAGGTCGTCGAGGTCGGCCTGCGGGACGTTGATGTGGAAGGGGCGGATCTGCGTGTCGGCGGTCATGGGTCTACCCTGCCGACTATTGCGGCCATAATACGACCGCAAGTCGGAGGACGTTGAACCCATGACACGAACCACCGGACG includes these proteins:
- a CDS encoding serine hydrolase domain-containing protein; this translates as MTTDDKGAVVPRDVETVAAELEQRVPRLLAEHAIPGVAIGVCDASRILWSAGFGTTTADGSQPITTDTTFGLQSGSKMYTATAVLRAVGDGLVDLDAPITDYLPDFRVRTRFEPNPERRITLRHLLAHTAGFTHEAPVGNNYVVGNASFAAHCRSIGDTWLRFDVGHHHEYSNLGYDLAGHVLERVSGEPFHRHLERALLEPLGLARTTADVATLKADRDHALGHGTSARVPFRVPMVPAGGVHASVDDACRFAQLHLRGGADLLPSELAEEMTAVPGHPERDQGYGLGVALIRVGDLVIRGHSGGGFGFLSDIYWAPEAGLGVVVLTNSTKHPLQFRLATEILRDLTGADLAPRPAAPTAHPDGGPRPPAAIAGEYVGRVGTLTLAVDGDGVVVRSGGTSRSARLVTPHELAVDGDSPQRYVLRDVDADGRPGMLESAIDGQVHHRNDPPPDAEPTASGPWNRDYSIRDGTAVTRTRLRHEGGLASIDWEGHRLQLERHTDDVWFSSTGEALDLASQPPTYANVRLHPR
- a CDS encoding winged helix-turn-helix transcriptional regulator, yielding MTTPRSGCPINLSLEVFGDKWSLIILRDMVFGGRRHFRELLTGSIEGIASNVLAARLKKLVALGMLTKRDDPSHKQKAIYSLTEASIELVPVMAALGTWGSRWLPVSEELSVRATTLADGGPQVWERFMVELREEHLGVPAGPPADGRTVREKLQEAYLAVVERERRGA
- a CDS encoding alpha/beta fold hydrolase translates to MSTRMTADRGASAPGRQGRERVADVNDVHLCLQSFGDDADAALLLIAGATWSMDWWDDELCRRLAAGGRHVLRYDQRDTGRSSHDPAGAPTYTGADLVRDAVGILDHEGIDSAHVMGLSSGGGVAQHLALTAPHRVASLVLISTSPAVPAASGELRLPPASSAVRETFDDPPPEPDWSDPDDVARYVVDAERPYAGSLGFDEARVREVARRVVERTLDVRASLTNFWLAADGEPVPGTLADIAAPTLILHGTADPCFPYEHAEALAREIPHTTLVPLEGGGHEMPAAVFHDIVVEAVLAHTRRD
- a CDS encoding dihydrofolate reductase family protein, whose product is MAQLTYTAVGSLDGYIADVDGNFDFAAPDAELHAHVNATEGGVGTYLLGRRTYELMTYWDTASTGEDVPAVEREFTELWQATDKVVYSRTLENVDAPRTRLERDFDVDAVRSLVAAADRDVSIGGPVLAAHAIRAGLVDTFHMYVAPTIVGGGLRGLPDGVRLDLELVDERRFAGGTVYLRYVPRR
- a CDS encoding epoxide hydrolase family protein, with protein sequence MTADTQIRPFHINVPQADLDDLRDRLARTRWPDELPGVGWSYGVPVTYLTGLAEHWRTTYDWRTHEARLNAFPQFTTTIDGQNIHFLHVRSPEPDALPLILTHGWPGSVVEFMKIIGPLTDPRAHGGDPADAFHVVAPSMPGFGFSGPTHETGWDMARIARAWAVLMDRLGYERYGAQGGDTGSVISPMLGGIDSVHVVGVHVNGSLGFPTGDPAELAALTEVEQARLAALHQQMQDGTGYAVIQSTRPQTLGFGLADSPSGLLAWIVEKFKEWTDPAADLPEDAVDLDQLLTNVSLYWLTGTATSAARLYKEGQASWGQEATRSEVPSGVAVFPGDAGIRVVAERENNVVHWSEFERGGHFPAMEVPDLLVGDVRTFFSGLR